A part of Candidatus Deferrimicrobium borealis genomic DNA contains:
- a CDS encoding TolC family protein — protein MNRRRWIAPVATLFFLASVAAPSAGADYPPVITAGPPAPAVVWTLEDVTDIALKNHPLVKAADADTVAAEARKGQAESAWYPSVDLSIGYTRQRSFNATTDQNVTTPNQFAQANLNWMLYDFGRTGASVDRADANAAVSRETAVTTRDDVVFVAKVAFYNVLRTQKTMEFQRENLRQRESLLRQATAFYEAGVRARIDVARAEANLYDARARVSQAENDLRVARITLLQRIGVDGPPEFGLSGQLPEMRLPGTLPDWIAEAEQNRSELRALIEKERAATESLRLANAGYLPFLLGSAGYGYGAEEVPLQQNYGLAVTLNYPLFSGFQTREQVKEASATISSTRYQITEARRRVRLEVERSAYGVQEAQERLEARKKEREASEENLRLATARYEVGAGDIIEMTDAQAQMVQSDTETINSAFDFAVSHASLLRAMGR, from the coding sequence GTGAACCGACGCCGCTGGATCGCACCCGTCGCCACCCTGTTCTTCCTGGCTTCCGTGGCCGCACCTTCCGCAGGGGCAGACTACCCCCCCGTGATCACGGCCGGCCCGCCCGCGCCCGCGGTCGTGTGGACCCTGGAGGACGTGACCGACATTGCCCTGAAGAACCACCCCCTGGTGAAGGCGGCCGACGCCGACACCGTCGCGGCCGAGGCGAGGAAGGGGCAGGCGGAGTCCGCCTGGTACCCGTCGGTCGATCTGTCCATCGGCTATACCCGCCAGCGGTCCTTCAACGCCACGACGGACCAGAACGTCACCACGCCGAACCAGTTCGCCCAGGCGAACCTCAACTGGATGCTGTATGACTTCGGGCGGACCGGCGCCTCGGTCGACCGCGCCGACGCGAACGCCGCGGTCAGCCGGGAAACCGCCGTCACGACCCGTGACGACGTGGTCTTCGTGGCGAAGGTCGCCTTCTACAACGTCCTGCGGACGCAGAAGACGATGGAGTTCCAGCGAGAAAACCTCCGGCAGCGGGAGTCCCTCCTCCGGCAGGCGACGGCTTTCTACGAGGCCGGCGTCCGGGCCCGGATCGATGTCGCACGCGCCGAGGCGAACCTCTACGACGCCCGCGCCCGGGTGAGCCAGGCGGAGAACGATTTGCGGGTCGCCCGGATCACCCTGCTCCAGCGGATCGGGGTCGACGGCCCCCCGGAGTTCGGGCTCTCCGGGCAGCTCCCCGAGATGAGGCTTCCCGGGACCCTCCCGGACTGGATCGCCGAGGCGGAGCAGAACCGGTCGGAACTCCGCGCGCTGATCGAGAAGGAGCGGGCCGCGACCGAGTCGCTCCGGCTCGCGAATGCGGGGTATCTCCCGTTCCTCCTGGGATCCGCCGGGTACGGCTACGGAGCGGAGGAGGTCCCCCTCCAGCAGAACTACGGGCTCGCCGTCACGCTGAATTACCCCCTCTTCTCGGGGTTCCAGACCCGGGAGCAGGTCAAGGAGGCCTCGGCAACGATCTCTTCCACCCGGTACCAGATCACCGAGGCGAGGCGCCGCGTCCGGCTCGAGGTGGAGCGGTCGGCGTACGGGGTGCAGGAGGCGCAGGAGCGGCTGGAAGCGCGGAAAAAGGAGCGGGAAGCCTCCGAGGAGAACCTCCGCCTCGCCACGGCCCGGTACGAGGTGGGCGCGGGGGACATCATCGAGATGACCGACGCGCAGGCGCAGATGGTCCAATCCGACACCGAAACCATCAATTCGGCCTTCGACTTCGCCGTCTCCCACGCCTCGCTCCTGCGGGCGATGGGCCGCTGA
- a CDS encoding HlyD family secretion protein — protein sequence MADAPPTLPPADSQEPPNNRKRRAIGVFLFVLAATVIAGFAYWQYRRTHVSTDDAYIDGRIHLVSARVQGNVTEVRVRDNQPVRAGDPLLRIDPEPFAVRESGAASAVAAGAGDVEAARADLVAARSDVTAAIKDLEGAKAQLAQLSAGIEAARARTSLAAARRSQASRDAARMKQLFERDVISRETFEKAQTDAEVATAQDDVAKEELRLAEAALPTQEAIIAQKGAVISQRQSVATQREARIRQLEAQVEQRKSALAEAKLFHRYTSVLSPVDGYVTRKSVEAGQVVSPGQSLLAIAALDNVWVVANFKETDIERIRPGQEVEIRVDTFKGRKFRGTVDSIMAGTGSAFALFPPENASGNYVKVVQRVPVKISLPRGEDPDHILRIGMSVVPTVLVRD from the coding sequence ATGGCCGACGCACCCCCGACCCTCCCCCCGGCGGACAGCCAGGAGCCCCCGAACAACCGGAAACGGAGGGCGATCGGCGTCTTCCTCTTCGTCCTCGCCGCGACGGTGATCGCCGGCTTCGCCTACTGGCAGTACCGCCGGACCCACGTCAGCACCGACGACGCCTATATCGACGGGAGGATCCACCTGGTATCCGCCCGCGTCCAGGGGAACGTGACGGAGGTCCGGGTGAGGGACAACCAGCCCGTCAGGGCGGGGGATCCCCTCCTCCGGATCGACCCGGAGCCGTTCGCCGTGCGGGAGTCCGGGGCCGCATCCGCCGTCGCCGCCGGGGCGGGGGATGTGGAGGCCGCCCGGGCCGACCTCGTCGCCGCCCGGTCGGACGTAACGGCCGCGATCAAGGACCTGGAAGGGGCGAAGGCGCAGCTCGCGCAACTTTCGGCCGGGATCGAGGCGGCGCGCGCCAGGACCTCCCTCGCCGCGGCGCGGAGGTCCCAGGCGTCCAGGGACGCCGCGCGGATGAAGCAGCTCTTCGAACGGGATGTGATCAGCCGGGAGACGTTCGAGAAGGCCCAGACCGACGCGGAGGTCGCGACGGCGCAGGACGACGTGGCGAAGGAAGAGCTGCGGCTCGCGGAGGCCGCCCTTCCGACGCAGGAGGCGATCATCGCGCAGAAGGGGGCGGTCATCTCCCAGCGGCAATCCGTGGCGACCCAGCGCGAAGCCCGCATCCGGCAGCTCGAGGCGCAGGTTGAGCAGCGGAAGTCCGCCCTGGCGGAGGCGAAACTGTTCCACCGCTACACCTCGGTCCTCTCCCCCGTGGACGGATACGTCACCCGGAAAAGCGTCGAGGCGGGCCAGGTCGTCTCCCCAGGCCAGTCGCTCCTGGCCATCGCGGCGCTGGACAACGTGTGGGTGGTGGCGAACTTCAAGGAAACGGACATCGAGCGGATCCGCCCGGGGCAGGAAGTGGAGATCCGCGTGGACACGTTCAAGGGAAGGAAATTCCGTGGAACGGTCGACAGCATCATGGCGGGGACCGGCTCCGCCTTCGCCCTCTTTCCGCCGGAGAACGCCTCGGGGAACTACGTGAAGGTCGTGCAGCGCGTCCCGGTGAAGATCTCCCTCCCGCGAGGGGAGGATCCGGACCACATCCTGCGGATCGGAATGTCCGTCGTCCCCACGGTCCTTGTCCGCGACTGA
- a CDS encoding DHA2 family efflux MFS transporter permease subunit, whose product MNGEGGRFGNAVGAIGASKWIVAITVMLPTLIEIIDTSVANVALDHIRGSLSSGIDESAWVLTSYLVSNAIIIPMTGWLARTFGRKRYLTFSVLLFTFASLLCGSSTSLGMLVFFRVLQGIGGGALQPMSQAILLETFPPKEHGMAMAIFGVGAMFGPIAGPLMGGYITDALSWRWIFYVNIPIGLFAVFMVSMFIHDPPYLKHRRGEKVDTWGIALLTVWVGALQIVVDKGQREDWFQSDFILVLSAVAVLALLLFVIVELFVAEHPVVDLRAFRNISFSTGNVVMFVAFFNLLGSIVLLPLYAQLLLGYTATLAGLVLSPGGVATLVAMPLVGRFIGRHDPKYPLFLGVAVCALSTWTMSNFSLAADFNALLLPRIYLGIGMGLLFIPLTTLTLSSIPKPQMGNATSIYNLLRNLGGSIGVAFSTTMFAHRAQVHQSRMVEHLTAMDEGLRSAVAKGQALLPSRGVPEALAGNTTLGRIYGEVVRQATMLGFNDAFYVLSVMMACVLPLLFLLRRPAHQTAPVSGH is encoded by the coding sequence ATGAACGGGGAGGGGGGGCGGTTCGGGAACGCGGTCGGCGCGATCGGCGCGAGCAAGTGGATCGTCGCGATCACGGTGATGCTGCCGACGCTGATCGAGATCATCGACACGAGCGTCGCGAACGTCGCCCTCGACCACATCCGCGGGTCCCTGTCGTCCGGGATCGACGAGTCGGCGTGGGTGCTCACCTCCTACCTCGTCTCCAACGCCATCATCATCCCGATGACGGGGTGGCTCGCCCGCACCTTCGGGCGGAAGCGGTATCTCACCTTCTCCGTCCTCCTGTTCACCTTCGCCTCCCTGCTGTGCGGCTCCTCCACGAGCCTGGGGATGCTCGTCTTCTTCCGCGTCCTGCAGGGGATCGGGGGCGGCGCGCTGCAGCCGATGTCGCAGGCGATCCTGCTCGAGACGTTCCCGCCGAAGGAGCACGGGATGGCGATGGCCATCTTCGGCGTCGGCGCCATGTTCGGCCCCATCGCCGGCCCCCTGATGGGCGGGTACATCACGGACGCCCTCTCGTGGCGGTGGATCTTCTACGTCAACATCCCGATCGGGCTGTTCGCCGTCTTCATGGTCTCGATGTTCATCCACGACCCGCCGTACCTCAAGCATCGCAGGGGCGAGAAAGTGGACACCTGGGGGATCGCCCTTCTCACCGTCTGGGTGGGAGCGCTCCAGATCGTGGTGGACAAGGGGCAGCGGGAGGACTGGTTCCAGTCCGACTTCATCCTCGTCCTGTCGGCCGTCGCGGTGCTCGCCCTTCTCCTCTTCGTGATCGTGGAGCTGTTCGTGGCGGAGCACCCGGTCGTCGACCTGCGGGCGTTCAGGAACATCTCGTTTTCCACCGGAAACGTCGTGATGTTCGTCGCCTTCTTCAACCTGCTCGGCAGCATCGTCCTGCTCCCCCTGTACGCCCAGCTTCTGCTCGGGTACACGGCGACGCTCGCCGGGCTCGTCCTTTCCCCCGGCGGAGTCGCCACGCTCGTCGCGATGCCGCTCGTGGGGAGGTTCATCGGGCGGCACGACCCGAAGTACCCGCTCTTCCTCGGGGTGGCGGTGTGCGCCCTCTCCACATGGACGATGTCGAACTTCTCCCTCGCGGCCGACTTCAACGCCCTGCTCTTGCCACGGATCTACCTCGGGATCGGGATGGGTCTCCTGTTCATCCCCTTGACGACGCTCACCCTCTCCTCGATCCCGAAACCGCAGATGGGGAACGCCACGTCGATCTACAACCTGCTGCGGAACCTCGGGGGATCGATCGGCGTCGCGTTCTCGACCACCATGTTCGCCCACCGCGCGCAGGTCCACCAGAGCCGCATGGTGGAGCACCTGACCGCGATGGACGAGGGGCTTCGCTCGGCCGTCGCGAAGGGGCAGGCGCTGCTGCCGTCCCGCGGCGTGCCCGAGGCGTTGGCGGGGAACACGACGCTCGGGAGGATCTACGGCGAGGTCGTGCGCCAGGCGACGATGCTGGGTTTCAACGACGCGTTCTACGTCCTGTCGGTGATGATGGCGTGCGTCCTGCCGCTCCTGTTCCTGCTCCGCCGGCCGGCGCACCAGACGGCCCCGGTTTCGGGGCACTGA
- a CDS encoding TetR/AcrR family transcriptional regulator — translation MSNTTRSRAILATASRLFATRGYSQTTTAEIAHEAGVAEGTLYHHFGSKDGIFLTLFDETMEGYLAGIEGILARGATGRETLSAFARFHFDYVSLHKEQYLILLRDFPVHLTVEHFAGGSPQREKLDRITRLFSRILARGKTDGTLHLPFPVRETAEMLRGSFYGVTRLKMLDLIQAPFPRLARMTEAYWLKALAPPGPAKAPRRKRSFP, via the coding sequence ATGTCGAACACGACCCGCAGCCGGGCGATCCTCGCCACCGCGTCCCGCCTCTTCGCTACGCGGGGGTACAGCCAGACCACGACCGCGGAGATCGCGCACGAGGCGGGGGTCGCCGAGGGGACGCTCTACCACCACTTCGGGAGCAAGGACGGGATCTTCCTCACCCTGTTCGACGAGACGATGGAAGGGTACCTCGCCGGGATCGAGGGGATTCTCGCGCGGGGAGCGACGGGACGGGAAACGCTCTCGGCCTTCGCCCGGTTCCACTTCGACTACGTCTCCCTGCACAAGGAGCAGTACCTGATCCTTCTCCGCGACTTCCCGGTCCACCTGACGGTCGAACATTTCGCCGGCGGGTCCCCGCAGCGGGAAAAGCTGGACCGGATCACGAGGCTCTTCTCCCGGATCTTGGCCCGTGGAAAGACGGACGGCACCCTCCATCTCCCCTTCCCCGTCCGGGAGACGGCCGAAATGCTGCGCGGGTCGTTCTACGGCGTCACCCGCCTCAAGATGCTCGATCTCATCCAGGCCCCGTTCCCCCGGCTCGCCCGGATGACGGAGGCGTACTGGCTCAAGGCGCTCGCCCCCCCGGGACCCGCGAAGGCCCCCCGACGGAAACGCTCCTTTCCGTGA
- a CDS encoding PaaI family thioesterase: MDRVQEIFRGDRLIQEFGMKLIEGREGYAKVSAVVEDRFLNAHAIGHGVLLFAVADAAFALSVNAAVDAVGVQWSLNVFRAAKPGETVIGESRILHKGRQSMVCELLVTAGDGRVLAKGQSTALPVSRSAFAGEGTGRREG; this comes from the coding sequence ATGGACCGCGTGCAGGAGATCTTCCGCGGGGACCGGCTCATCCAGGAGTTCGGGATGAAGCTCATCGAGGGGCGGGAGGGGTACGCGAAGGTGTCGGCCGTCGTCGAGGACCGGTTCCTGAACGCCCACGCGATCGGCCACGGAGTCCTTCTGTTCGCCGTCGCGGACGCCGCCTTCGCCCTATCGGTCAACGCGGCCGTCGACGCCGTCGGCGTGCAGTGGAGCCTGAACGTCTTCCGGGCGGCGAAGCCCGGCGAGACGGTGATCGGCGAATCCCGCATCCTTCACAAGGGACGCCAGTCGATGGTGTGCGAGCTCCTCGTGACGGCCGGCGACGGCCGCGTGCTGGCCAAGGGGCAGTCCACCGCGCTGCCGGTGTCCCGCAGCGCCTTCGCGGGGGAGGGAACCGGTCGCCGGGAGGGTTGA
- a CDS encoding gamma carbonic anhydrase family protein produces MPIGHKGITPRLHPSVFVAEGARIIGDVEIGEDSSVWFNAVIRGDILPIRIGRRTNVQDGCILHTKEGFPLAVGDEVTFGHGVTAHGCTIGDLCLLGIGCVVLDGAVLGRASVIGSGAVVPPGMIVPPHSLVLGIPGKIVKDLGPGSADRNRVFSDNYVGYALSYLGKGA; encoded by the coding sequence ATGCCGATCGGGCACAAGGGGATCACCCCCCGCCTGCACCCGTCCGTGTTCGTCGCGGAGGGGGCGCGGATCATCGGGGACGTCGAGATCGGGGAGGATTCGAGCGTCTGGTTCAACGCGGTGATCCGGGGAGACATCCTGCCGATCCGGATCGGCCGCCGGACGAACGTCCAGGACGGCTGCATCCTGCACACGAAGGAGGGTTTCCCCCTCGCCGTGGGGGACGAGGTGACCTTCGGGCACGGCGTCACTGCGCACGGGTGCACGATCGGGGACCTGTGTCTCCTGGGGATCGGGTGCGTCGTCCTCGACGGGGCGGTCTTGGGAAGAGCGAGCGTGATCGGATCCGGCGCCGTGGTTCCCCCGGGGATGATCGTCCCGCCGCATTCGCTTGTGTTGGGCATTCCCGGGAAGATCGTGAAGGACCTCGGGCCGGGGTCCGCGGACAGGAACCGGGTCTTTTCCGACAACTACGTGGGGTACGCGCTTTCGTACCTCGGCAAGGGGGCGTGA
- a CDS encoding OsmC family protein, protein MMGTLATVLAGKKVPTFGDRFRADVEGDIEDVDGVLRITRIRVRYTLKAPAGKTADAREAMSTYLTKCPGAMSVRGCIAIEDTLDVSELAE, encoded by the coding sequence ATGATGGGGACACTGGCCACGGTGCTGGCCGGCAAAAAGGTTCCGACCTTCGGCGACCGCTTCCGCGCGGACGTGGAAGGGGACATCGAGGACGTGGACGGGGTGCTCCGGATCACGCGGATCCGCGTGCGGTACACGCTGAAGGCGCCCGCGGGAAAAACGGCGGACGCGCGGGAGGCGATGAGCACGTATCTGACGAAATGCCCGGGTGCGATGAGCGTGCGCGGGTGCATCGCCATCGAGGACACGCTGGACGTCTCCGAACTCGCGGAATAG
- a CDS encoding extracellular solute-binding protein: MVKRSFTRREIIKGTGVGIVTAGLGFNVLIPRSAHAAKKTLKILQWNHFVPGYDKWFNNTYIKEWGAKNDTEVIVDNIGLAGINARAAAEVGAQKGHDLFMFLWPPPVFEEQVVDMNDVYQECEKRGYGKPIPLAVKSTYNPKTKKYYGFSDSFVPDPINYRKDLWDSVGMKPDTWDDIRIGGAKIKAKHGIPVGIGLAPEIDTGMAMRAIMYSYGASDQDEHGNLVINSKNTLEAVKFVKALYKEAMTPEVLSWDASSNNRTMLAGKVSLVLNAISVTRTGENDKMPIADNIWLAKAAKGPVRRMGLEHVMDVYVIWKFAENIDGAKKFLVDYIGNFRQGFVSSEYYNFPCFPKQVPDLKKLIAIDAKAKPANKYAVLEDVTDWATNVGYPGYATAAIDEIFSTWVLNTMFAKAAAGASTPEEAIKEAEEKCVRIYAKWKEKNLI; the protein is encoded by the coding sequence ATGGTAAAACGATCTTTCACGCGGAGGGAGATCATCAAGGGAACCGGGGTCGGGATCGTCACGGCGGGGCTGGGGTTCAACGTCCTCATTCCCCGGAGTGCGCACGCGGCGAAGAAGACGCTCAAGATTCTGCAGTGGAACCATTTCGTCCCGGGGTACGACAAGTGGTTCAACAACACGTACATCAAGGAATGGGGCGCGAAGAACGACACCGAGGTGATCGTCGACAATATCGGCCTGGCGGGGATCAACGCACGCGCGGCGGCGGAGGTGGGGGCGCAGAAGGGGCACGACCTTTTCATGTTCCTTTGGCCGCCTCCCGTATTCGAGGAGCAGGTCGTCGACATGAATGACGTCTACCAGGAGTGCGAGAAGAGGGGGTACGGCAAGCCGATCCCCCTCGCGGTCAAGAGCACCTACAACCCGAAGACGAAGAAGTATTACGGCTTCTCCGACAGCTTCGTGCCCGATCCGATCAACTACCGGAAGGACCTGTGGGACAGCGTGGGGATGAAGCCCGACACCTGGGACGACATCCGTATCGGGGGAGCGAAGATCAAGGCGAAGCACGGCATCCCTGTCGGGATCGGCCTCGCGCCGGAAATCGACACCGGGATGGCGATGCGCGCCATTATGTACTCCTACGGAGCCTCCGACCAGGACGAGCACGGGAACCTCGTGATCAACTCGAAGAATACCCTCGAAGCGGTGAAATTCGTCAAGGCCCTCTACAAGGAGGCGATGACTCCCGAGGTCCTCTCCTGGGACGCCTCCTCGAACAACCGGACGATGCTCGCCGGCAAGGTCTCCCTCGTGCTGAACGCCATCTCGGTGACCAGGACGGGTGAGAACGACAAGATGCCGATCGCCGACAACATCTGGCTGGCCAAGGCGGCAAAGGGCCCGGTCCGCCGCATGGGGCTCGAGCATGTCATGGACGTGTACGTCATCTGGAAGTTCGCAGAGAACATCGACGGGGCGAAGAAGTTCCTGGTGGATTATATCGGGAATTTCCGCCAGGGATTCGTCTCGAGCGAGTATTACAACTTCCCGTGCTTCCCCAAGCAGGTCCCCGACCTGAAGAAGTTGATCGCCATCGACGCGAAGGCGAAGCCGGCGAACAAGTACGCGGTCCTCGAGGACGTGACCGACTGGGCGACCAACGTCGGTTATCCCGGTTACGCGACCGCCGCCATCGATGAAATCTTCAGCACGTGGGTCCTCAACACGATGTTCGCCAAAGCGGCTGCCGGAGCCTCGACTCCGGAAGAAGCGATCAAGGAAGCCGAGGAGAAGTGCGTGCGAATCTATGCGAAGTGGAAGGAAAAGAATCTCATCTGA
- a CDS encoding ATP-binding cassette domain-containing protein, producing MATVTIRNLVKRFGDVRAVNGIDLSVEEREFLVLLGPSGCGKTTLLRMIAGLERQTGGDILIGGQIVNDLPPRARKIAMVFQSYALYPHMTVYDNIAFPLKAQGVGKASIPERVERAASMFGIERFLKRKPRELSGGERQRVALARAVVREPALFLLDEPLSNLDAKLRTLARDELKQFQRRIGTTTIYVTHDQIEAMGLGDRIVVMCGGKVRQVGSPQEVYDNPADTFVAGFLGSPPMNLLRGDDCTVGFRPERFLPLAVHESREELVPLWFRVNRVEDLGSDRLLYGTLHDTFPNERVIVNLPFTVHFPVVAGGVYEFAIKEKDIKFFDKETGRRTEPRRFWAKR from the coding sequence GTGGCGACGGTAACGATCCGGAACCTCGTAAAACGGTTCGGCGACGTTCGGGCGGTGAACGGGATCGACCTGTCCGTCGAGGAGAGGGAGTTCCTGGTTCTCCTCGGTCCCTCGGGGTGCGGGAAGACGACCCTTCTCCGGATGATCGCCGGGCTGGAGCGGCAAACGGGGGGGGACATCCTCATCGGGGGGCAGATCGTGAACGACCTGCCCCCCCGCGCCCGGAAGATCGCCATGGTTTTCCAAAGCTATGCCCTCTACCCCCACATGACGGTGTACGACAACATCGCGTTCCCGCTCAAGGCGCAGGGAGTCGGCAAGGCCTCGATCCCCGAGCGCGTGGAGCGGGCCGCCTCCATGTTCGGCATCGAACGGTTTCTGAAGCGCAAACCCCGCGAGCTCTCCGGAGGGGAGCGGCAACGGGTGGCCCTGGCCCGCGCCGTGGTCCGGGAGCCGGCCCTGTTTCTCCTGGACGAGCCGCTCTCCAACCTCGATGCGAAACTCCGCACCCTCGCGCGGGACGAGCTGAAGCAGTTCCAGCGGCGGATCGGCACCACCACGATCTACGTGACCCACGACCAGATCGAGGCGATGGGGCTCGGTGACCGGATCGTGGTGATGTGCGGGGGAAAGGTGCGGCAGGTCGGATCCCCCCAGGAAGTGTACGACAACCCCGCGGACACCTTCGTCGCGGGCTTCCTCGGCTCTCCGCCGATGAATCTGCTGCGGGGAGACGACTGCACCGTCGGTTTCCGGCCCGAGCGGTTCCTGCCGCTCGCGGTGCACGAGTCGCGGGAGGAACTGGTCCCCCTTTGGTTCCGCGTGAACCGGGTAGAGGACCTCGGCTCGGACCGGCTCCTTTACGGAACGCTCCACGACACGTTTCCGAACGAGCGGGTGATCGTGAACCTCCCCTTCACGGTCCATTTCCCCGTCGTCGCCGGCGGGGTGTACGAGTTCGCCATCAAGGAGAAGGACATCAAGTTTTTCGACAAGGAGACCGGCCGCCGGACGGAGCCCCGTCGGTTCTGGGCGAAACGTTGA
- a CDS encoding sugar ABC transporter permease, producing MKQTAGDLPARPVDTGFGRRLADDEKWLGRVMLAPAITYIVALIGFPLLLALFYSVSNVTVGSYGWPSFVGLANFRNAIGNPAFPRALWNTLVFALVSQFFVMILATILAISLQREFRGKWVVRLMILLPWVAPISLGSIGWLWMFDSVYSVINWTGRALGIFGKDTWPIWLGQPTLAMGSVITVHVWRLLPLATVILLGGLSGIPKDIHDAAQVDGAGVLRHHFQITVPLVRPIALVALLFGTVYAFTDMIVIYVLTRGGPYETTQVLSTLAFFTGIDGGDLGGGAAIALFLFPVLAACAVLILRFARQAEVT from the coding sequence TTGAAGCAGACCGCGGGAGATCTCCCGGCGCGCCCGGTGGATACCGGATTCGGCCGCAGGCTGGCGGACGACGAGAAGTGGCTCGGCCGCGTGATGCTCGCGCCGGCCATCACCTACATCGTGGCGCTGATCGGGTTTCCCCTGCTCCTCGCCCTCTTCTACAGCGTCAGCAACGTGACGGTGGGAAGTTATGGCTGGCCCTCATTCGTGGGCCTCGCCAACTTCCGCAACGCCATCGGGAACCCGGCCTTTCCCCGCGCCTTGTGGAACACGCTCGTCTTCGCGCTGGTATCCCAGTTCTTCGTGATGATCCTGGCGACGATTCTCGCTATTTCCCTCCAGAGGGAATTCCGCGGGAAGTGGGTCGTCCGCCTGATGATCCTCCTTCCATGGGTCGCCCCGATCTCCCTCGGGAGCATCGGGTGGCTCTGGATGTTCGACTCGGTGTACAGCGTGATCAACTGGACCGGGCGAGCGCTGGGGATCTTCGGGAAGGACACCTGGCCGATCTGGCTGGGCCAGCCCACCCTCGCCATGGGGTCGGTCATCACGGTCCACGTCTGGCGCCTTCTGCCCCTGGCCACCGTGATCCTGCTGGGCGGTTTGAGCGGCATCCCGAAGGACATCCACGACGCGGCCCAGGTGGACGGCGCCGGGGTGCTGCGCCATCATTTCCAGATCACCGTTCCCCTGGTGCGACCCATCGCGCTCGTCGCGCTTCTCTTCGGCACGGTTTACGCCTTCACCGACATGATCGTGATCTACGTGCTGACGCGGGGAGGTCCCTACGAAACAACGCAGGTGCTGTCCACCCTCGCCTTCTTCACCGGGATCGACGGCGGGGACCTGGGAGGCGGGGCCGCGATCGCACTGTTCCTCTTCCCGGTGCTGGCGGCGTGCGCGGTCCTGATCCTCCGGTTCGCCCGGCAGGCGGAGGTGACATGA
- a CDS encoding carbohydrate ABC transporter permease: MAGERRGTITSPLSRGVNFGVIAAFVAFTAFPFFWMVITTFKQTLDLMNPANNPFLFNQPPTLTHLRMLFQETAYAQWLWNTAWVGGIVVVITLLLAVPAGYSLARLSGSSGEQLGIGIFLTYLVPPTILFIPLSRVVTFLGLTDSLWSLVVVYPSFTIPFCSWLLMGFFKVIPPDIEEAAMIDGLSRFGAFVRVVLPISVAGILTTIIFTFTLVTQEFVYALTFISSSAKFTVSVGVPTFLVRGDVYFWGSMMAACFIASFPIAILYNLFVDRFIAGFTGGAVK; the protein is encoded by the coding sequence ATGGCGGGAGAGCGCCGCGGAACCATCACCTCCCCCCTGTCCCGCGGGGTCAACTTCGGCGTGATCGCCGCCTTCGTGGCCTTCACGGCCTTTCCGTTCTTCTGGATGGTCATCACGACCTTCAAGCAGACGCTCGACCTCATGAACCCCGCGAACAACCCGTTCCTGTTCAACCAGCCCCCGACGCTCACCCACCTCCGCATGCTGTTCCAGGAAACGGCGTACGCGCAGTGGCTCTGGAACACGGCGTGGGTGGGGGGAATCGTGGTCGTCATCACCCTCCTGCTCGCGGTTCCGGCGGGGTACAGCCTGGCGCGCCTGTCGGGAAGCTCCGGGGAACAGTTGGGAATCGGCATCTTCCTCACCTACCTCGTACCACCGACGATTCTGTTCATCCCGCTGTCGCGCGTGGTGACTTTCCTTGGGCTTACGGATTCCCTCTGGTCCCTGGTGGTCGTCTACCCGAGTTTCACCATCCCGTTCTGCTCCTGGCTCCTCATGGGGTTCTTCAAGGTCATCCCTCCGGACATCGAGGAGGCGGCGATGATCGACGGGCTTTCCCGGTTCGGGGCGTTCGTGCGGGTCGTCCTCCCGATCTCCGTCGCCGGGATCCTCACCACGATCATCTTCACCTTCACGCTGGTGACGCAGGAGTTCGTCTACGCGCTCACGTTCATCAGCTCGTCGGCGAAGTTCACGGTGAGCGTGGGGGTGCCCACCTTCCTGGTGCGCGGGGACGTCTACTTCTGGGGGTCGATGATGGCGGCGTGCTTCATCGCCAGCTTCCCGATCGCGATCCTCTACAACCTGTTCGTCGACAGGTTCATCGCGGGCTTCACCGGCGGCGCCGTGAAGTAG